The Sporomusa termitida genome has a window encoding:
- the rpsF gene encoding 30S ribosomal protein S6, whose amino-acid sequence MRKYEVVIIVKPNDEEVTNATIAKFENIIKNTGGTIDKVDRWGKKRLAYEVKDFMEGYYTLINFTAEPATVFELERVLKITDEILKHMVIRLED is encoded by the coding sequence GTGAGAAAATACGAAGTCGTGATTATCGTTAAGCCTAACGACGAAGAAGTTACCAATGCAACCATTGCCAAGTTCGAGAATATTATTAAGAACACTGGTGGTACAATCGACAAGGTTGACCGCTGGGGCAAAAAACGTCTGGCTTATGAAGTAAAAGATTTCATGGAAGGGTATTATACCCTGATAAACTTCACTGCCGAGCCAGCTACGGTATTTGAGCTGGAACGGGTGCTGAAGATTACGGATGAGATTCTTAAGCACATGGTTATTCGCTTGGAAGATTAA
- a CDS encoding YybS family protein yields the protein MQKTPVRPIVEGGILTAVAILFALISVYIPVIGTFVNLLWPVPIVLLGVRHGYRWSILAVVAAGIIIALLMHPLTAVSVVVGFGLIGIALGFALRQGFSPAKTLLLGAAASLVSKAAVIAITAAVMGFNPLNLQTEAMVKGLEQAIEFYRTMGMNAENLAQMEAAMRPMIDLMKIILPAGFVLAAVVDTFLNFQVAKAVLGRLGHRVEPFPPFRHWTVPRITIYALVVSLLALYWGQSREFELLYKAGMNLQVIATMLLAVQGLAVFYFLADKYNLSRLVRGIILFLIFSNGIFMQAIIVGGAFDLIFDYRQLRAPRLE from the coding sequence ATGCAAAAAACTCCAGTCAGACCGATCGTAGAAGGCGGAATACTTACCGCTGTTGCTATACTTTTTGCTCTGATCAGCGTCTATATACCTGTTATCGGAACTTTTGTCAACCTACTTTGGCCTGTTCCTATCGTACTTCTTGGGGTACGGCATGGATATAGATGGAGTATCCTGGCTGTTGTCGCAGCAGGCATCATAATTGCACTTCTCATGCATCCGCTAACTGCTGTTTCCGTCGTTGTAGGGTTTGGCCTAATTGGGATTGCCCTGGGTTTTGCGCTTCGGCAGGGTTTTTCACCTGCGAAAACGCTACTTTTAGGGGCGGCGGCGTCACTGGTGTCCAAAGCTGCGGTTATCGCGATTACGGCTGCGGTTATGGGTTTCAACCCGCTCAATCTGCAAACAGAGGCAATGGTTAAAGGTCTGGAGCAAGCGATTGAATTTTACCGCACTATGGGGATGAATGCGGAAAATCTGGCTCAGATGGAGGCTGCTATGCGGCCGATGATTGATCTTATGAAGATTATTTTACCTGCCGGGTTTGTATTGGCGGCTGTTGTGGATACCTTTCTTAACTTCCAAGTAGCTAAGGCTGTTTTAGGCAGGCTTGGTCATCGCGTTGAGCCATTTCCGCCGTTTCGCCACTGGACAGTGCCCCGAATTACCATATATGCTTTGGTGGTTTCGTTACTGGCTCTCTACTGGGGCCAGTCGCGGGAGTTTGAACTTTTATATAAGGCCGGTATGAATCTGCAGGTAATTGCTACCATGCTGCTGGCTGTTCAGGGATTGGCTGTCTTTTACTTCCTTGCCGATAAATACAATTTGTCAAGACTTGTACGAGGTATTATACTATTCTTGATCTTCTCTAACGGGATTTTCATGCAGGCCATTATTGTCGGCGGCGCGTTTGATCTGATTTTCGACTATCGTCAACTGCGTGCTCCGCGTTTGGAGTAA
- the rpsR gene encoding 30S ribosomal protein S18 translates to MKRERGRKPKKKVCSFCVDKVTSIDYKDLPKLRRYTTERGKILPRRISGNCAKHQRQMTLAVKRARNIALLPFTAE, encoded by the coding sequence ATGAAACGTGAAAGAGGCCGTAAACCTAAGAAAAAGGTTTGCAGCTTTTGTGTTGATAAAGTAACTTCTATCGATTATAAAGATCTTCCGAAACTGCGCCGGTACACCACTGAGCGGGGCAAAATCCTGCCGCGCCGCATTTCTGGTAATTGCGCCAAACATCAACGTCAGATGACGTTAGCTGTTAAACGCGCTCGTAATATCGCTCTTCTGCCGTTTACTGCAGAATAA
- a CDS encoding MazG-like family protein, with protein sequence MFSQESDILRKIRLIEGLKADLLAEVGKLYQAMARNQREAIGEALAQIIISAYVLGRRLGIDYPEMDEAVNAKLGHNIDQEPEVERWFGDMSEYRRHLRQKR encoded by the coding sequence GTGTTCTCCCAAGAATCGGATATCTTGAGAAAGATTAGGCTAATTGAGGGATTAAAAGCTGATCTTTTGGCTGAAGTGGGTAAACTATATCAGGCGATGGCCCGCAATCAGCGGGAAGCTATCGGCGAAGCGCTGGCTCAGATTATTATTTCAGCCTACGTCTTAGGGCGCAGGTTAGGGATTGATTATCCAGAAATGGATGAGGCTGTAAATGCTAAGCTTGGGCACAATATAGACCAGGAACCTGAAGTTGAACGTTGGTTTGGAGATATGAGCGAATACCGCCGCCATCTCCGCCAGAAGAGGTGA
- the lonC gene encoding Lon family ATP-dependent protease yields the protein MKDFFNKLVRSSSRERAASGLGNQEDQLKRQVAALYGLYTGVMGAEKVVLKAGKLGALELMRSTELPERVLALQKLVFEDPTIDTLPPSQDIPGILGEIEEELADLCARRTLEERIEKKIAEKMEERHQEYVQEIRLQVIKEESDANAENPQTLKKFALLEKLENRKLTRSAMALLRPATLDEIVGQERAVEALRAKLASPYPQHLILYGPPGVGKTTAARLVLEEAKKLRNTPFAQDAPFVEVDGTTLRWDPRDVTNPLLGSVHDPIYQGARRDLAESGVPEPKPGLATDATGGILFIDEIGEMDPMLQNKLLKVLEDKRVFFDSAYYDPSDASVPKYIKKLFEEGAPADFVLIGATTREAGDITPAIRSRCAEIYFEPLTPKHIEEIVYNAALKLQVAIEPEVPHLISDYTIEGRKAVNILSDAYSMALLRTGNDQEPVSISSEDVYRVAQVSRLSPYVNRKASVTHEVGRVFGLGVSGYLGSVLEIEAVAFPAEKGKGSIRFNDTAGSMAKDSVFNAAAVVRKLTGHELASYDLHVNIIGGGRIDGPSAGTAILSAIISSITGKPIRQDVAITGEISIQGRVKAVGGVFEKAYGAKQAGIVTMIIPHENKTDIPEGHLGLDIRPVTTVEEALAILFDETQAASA from the coding sequence ATGAAAGATTTTTTTAACAAACTGGTACGCAGTAGCAGCCGGGAACGTGCTGCTAGCGGTCTCGGCAATCAGGAAGATCAACTTAAGCGCCAAGTAGCTGCCTTGTACGGCTTGTACACCGGTGTTATGGGCGCAGAAAAAGTTGTACTCAAAGCGGGCAAACTGGGAGCTCTGGAACTTATGCGCTCCACGGAGTTGCCTGAGCGGGTTCTGGCATTGCAGAAGCTGGTGTTTGAAGATCCGACAATTGATACGTTGCCACCAAGCCAGGATATTCCGGGAATTTTAGGGGAGATAGAGGAAGAATTGGCTGACCTGTGCGCCCGGCGCACTTTAGAAGAACGCATCGAAAAGAAAATTGCTGAAAAGATGGAAGAACGTCATCAGGAATATGTGCAGGAAATCCGCCTGCAGGTTATAAAAGAAGAAAGCGATGCAAACGCCGAAAACCCGCAGACGCTTAAAAAGTTCGCTTTGCTGGAAAAACTGGAGAACCGCAAATTAACCCGATCCGCTATGGCTCTGCTGCGGCCGGCTACTCTCGACGAGATTGTCGGTCAGGAGCGGGCGGTTGAAGCCCTCCGAGCCAAATTGGCCTCACCATATCCTCAGCATCTCATTTTGTATGGACCGCCAGGGGTTGGTAAAACGACGGCTGCCCGCCTCGTGCTGGAAGAAGCCAAGAAACTGAGAAATACCCCGTTTGCCCAGGATGCCCCGTTTGTCGAGGTCGATGGCACAACCCTCCGCTGGGACCCGCGTGATGTTACTAATCCGCTGTTAGGATCGGTACATGATCCTATTTACCAGGGCGCTCGCCGTGATCTGGCAGAAAGTGGTGTACCTGAACCCAAGCCCGGTTTGGCAACAGATGCTACCGGCGGCATATTGTTTATTGATGAAATCGGTGAGATGGACCCCATGCTGCAGAATAAACTGCTAAAGGTCCTTGAAGATAAGCGGGTCTTTTTTGACTCTGCCTATTATGATCCTTCCGATGCCAGTGTGCCCAAATATATTAAAAAACTGTTTGAAGAGGGCGCACCAGCCGACTTTGTCTTAATTGGTGCAACTACCCGTGAGGCTGGTGATATTACCCCGGCGATACGCTCGCGTTGTGCTGAGATATATTTCGAACCACTGACCCCTAAGCATATTGAGGAAATCGTCTATAATGCGGCTCTCAAACTGCAAGTTGCCATTGAGCCGGAAGTGCCGCATCTTATCAGTGATTATACTATTGAAGGCCGCAAGGCTGTGAATATCCTGTCTGATGCTTATAGCATGGCTCTGCTGCGGACTGGCAATGATCAAGAGCCTGTTAGCATCAGCAGTGAGGATGTATACCGGGTGGCGCAAGTCAGCCGTCTGTCCCCTTATGTTAATCGTAAGGCATCGGTTACCCATGAAGTCGGCAGGGTATTCGGCCTTGGCGTAAGCGGATACCTTGGTTCAGTACTTGAGATTGAGGCTGTCGCCTTCCCGGCCGAAAAAGGCAAAGGCAGCATCCGGTTCAACGATACCGCCGGCAGTATGGCCAAAGACTCTGTATTTAATGCTGCCGCTGTTGTCAGAAAGCTAACAGGCCACGAATTGGCCAGTTATGATTTGCATGTTAACATTATCGGTGGTGGCCGCATTGATGGCCCGTCAGCCGGTACCGCTATATTATCGGCCATTATTTCATCAATTACCGGCAAGCCAATCCGTCAGGATGTTGCTATTACCGGTGAAATTTCCATCCAGGGCCGGGTTAAGGCCGTGGGCGGTGTTTTTGAAAAAGCCTATGGAGCCAAACAGGCGGGAATTGTTACGATGATTATTCCCCACGAAAATAAAACAGATATTCCGGAAGGCCACTTGGGGCTGGATATCCGTCCAGTTACTACCGTAGAAGAGGCGTTGGCTATACTTTTTGACGAAACTCAGGCAGCCAGCGCGTAA
- a CDS encoding DUF3343 domain-containing protein, which translates to MHQAVKAEKLLAQNGIPAYALPTPREIDISCGQCLLFAARQEHLIFNLFAAARVRWSKLFSRALAGDNVYVYEKITEYGG; encoded by the coding sequence GTGCATCAGGCCGTTAAAGCGGAAAAATTACTGGCACAAAACGGTATTCCGGCCTATGCCCTGCCAACACCACGGGAGATCGATATTAGCTGCGGCCAATGCCTGCTGTTTGCGGCTCGGCAGGAACACCTGATCTTTAACCTGTTTGCCGCCGCCAGGGTACGCTGGTCAAAATTATTTAGCAGGGCGCTGGCAGGCGATAACGTGTATGTTTATGAGAAGATTACTGAGTATGGAGGTTAG
- the rplI gene encoding 50S ribosomal protein L9, producing MKVILQQEVKKLGKKGEILEVAEGYARNYLLPQKLAIPATVNNVITATQQKASQERKKERILDEAKLLAAQMAKITVAIPVRMGEGGRLFGSVTAKDIADALATQHKLEIDKRKIELKDALKSLGTFTVPIKLHQEVGTQIQVIVKPE from the coding sequence ATGAAAGTAATTCTACAGCAAGAAGTGAAAAAACTCGGTAAAAAAGGTGAAATCTTGGAAGTAGCCGAGGGTTATGCCCGTAATTATTTATTGCCGCAAAAACTGGCCATTCCGGCCACTGTAAATAACGTTATCACAGCCACGCAGCAAAAGGCATCACAGGAACGCAAAAAAGAGCGGATCCTGGATGAAGCCAAACTGCTGGCTGCGCAAATGGCTAAAATAACTGTTGCCATTCCGGTAAGAATGGGCGAGGGCGGCCGGCTTTTTGGTTCAGTGACGGCCAAGGACATTGCCGATGCCTTGGCCACCCAGCATAAACTTGAGATTGATAAGCGTAAAATTGAGCTTAAAGATGCACTCAAGTCACTGGGGACATTTACTGTACCGATTAAGCTGCATCAGGAAGTTGGTACCCAGATTCAAGTAATAGTAAAGCCGGAGTAA
- a CDS encoding mechanosensitive ion channel family protein, which produces MEQLLTSDFWLGMAVTLIRLVAIGIGGMVLLRFTSIIIAQVFIPKPGAKTIYLEEQRARTLSSLLHSIVRYVIYFIVAILMLQEFKIDTTSIVAGAGIIGLAVGVGAQSLIKDFITGFFIILEDQYGVGDYVVIGDMTGTVEEMGFRVTKLRDGNGTLHIVPNGSILKVSNYTRGYMQAVVNVPVPYEADISEILKILEETCSTVGTSMPEVLAGPNVVGVVDLKPGEVVIRITAKTVPLEQVKVETTLRRLIKERLQQLRSGHVSL; this is translated from the coding sequence GTGGAACAATTGCTGACATCAGACTTCTGGCTGGGGATGGCGGTGACCTTGATCCGGCTGGTGGCGATTGGCATAGGCGGTATGGTGCTGCTTAGATTTACCAGTATAATCATTGCACAAGTTTTTATTCCTAAGCCAGGGGCAAAGACAATATACCTGGAAGAACAGCGGGCCAGAACGCTCAGCAGCCTGCTGCACAGTATTGTTAGATATGTTATTTACTTTATAGTTGCAATATTGATGCTCCAGGAGTTCAAAATCGATACGACCTCAATTGTGGCCGGTGCCGGTATTATCGGTTTGGCCGTAGGGGTTGGTGCCCAGAGCCTGATTAAAGATTTTATTACCGGCTTTTTTATTATCCTCGAAGACCAGTATGGGGTTGGCGATTATGTAGTGATTGGCGATATGACCGGGACTGTCGAGGAAATGGGGTTTCGCGTTACCAAACTGCGGGATGGCAACGGCACTCTTCATATAGTTCCTAATGGTTCTATTCTCAAGGTGAGCAATTATACGCGCGGCTATATGCAGGCTGTTGTCAATGTGCCTGTACCTTATGAGGCCGATATTAGTGAGATTTTAAAAATTTTAGAGGAAACCTGCAGTACTGTTGGGACAAGTATGCCTGAAGTGTTGGCAGGGCCGAATGTTGTAGGTGTGGTTGATCTCAAACCCGGCGAGGTGGTTATCCGTATAACGGCCAAAACGGTACCATTAGAACAGGTGAAAGTGGAAACAACATTACGACGGTTGATCAAAGAACGGTTACAGCAGCTAAGATCAGGTCACGTCAGCTTGTAA
- a CDS encoding single-stranded DNA-binding protein: MNKVILVGRLAQDPEVRYTQSGKAVASFSLAVNRFGGGAQGQNNADFIPIVAWEKLAETCGNNLTKGQRVLVEGRLQIRSYETNDGQKRRIAEVVAQSIEFLERKQASTGDAGNIDVNSFGKDVFPEEEIPF, translated from the coding sequence ATGAATAAGGTCATCCTTGTCGGCCGCTTGGCGCAAGATCCGGAAGTGAGATATACCCAGAGCGGCAAAGCTGTTGCATCCTTTTCACTGGCCGTCAATCGATTTGGCGGTGGTGCTCAGGGGCAAAACAATGCTGACTTTATCCCGATTGTTGCCTGGGAAAAACTGGCGGAAACGTGCGGCAACAATCTTACAAAAGGTCAGCGGGTATTAGTCGAGGGTCGTCTGCAGATCCGCTCATATGAAACAAATGATGGGCAGAAACGTCGCATCGCCGAAGTGGTAGCGCAGTCCATTGAATTCCTGGAACGTAAACAGGCGTCAACTGGTGACGCCGGGAATATAGATGTAAATTCGTTCGGCAAAGATGTCTTCCCTGAAGAGGAAATACCGTTTTAA
- the ychF gene encoding redox-regulated ATPase YchF yields the protein MSTNLEVGIIGLPNVGKSTLFNAITKAGAEAANYPFCTIEPNVGVVDVPDARLAKLTAMYKPKQRTLPAAMRFVDIAGLVQGAAQGEGLGNKFLSHIRQVDAVAQVVRCFTDDNITHVAGSLDPLRDIDIINTELCLADLETVEKRIDRAQKMLKSGDKKAQGELEVLKIVHQALADGQPARRVVTDEAMAEILKDLFLLTLKPTLFVANVSEAEAADADVNPHVAKVKDYAAREGAEVIVVSAKVESEIAELPAAEACEFLADLGLNESGLDKLIRASFKLLGLMTFFTAGEQEVRAWTIVRGTKAPQAAGKIHSDIERGFIRAEIVSYTDLMTAGSHNAAKEKGWVRLEGKDYIMQDGDVTYFRFNV from the coding sequence ATGAGCACTAATCTTGAAGTTGGTATTATCGGTTTGCCGAATGTAGGTAAAAGCACGCTGTTTAATGCGATTACCAAAGCCGGAGCTGAGGCTGCCAACTATCCTTTTTGTACAATTGAGCCTAATGTCGGTGTTGTTGATGTTCCCGATGCCCGCCTGGCAAAACTGACGGCAATGTATAAACCCAAGCAGCGGACTTTGCCAGCGGCGATGCGGTTTGTGGATATTGCCGGCCTGGTACAGGGCGCAGCCCAGGGGGAAGGACTTGGCAATAAATTTTTATCCCATATCCGTCAGGTCGATGCTGTGGCTCAGGTAGTCAGATGCTTTACCGACGATAATATTACCCATGTGGCCGGTAGTCTGGACCCGCTGCGAGATATTGATATTATCAATACCGAGCTATGCCTGGCTGACCTGGAGACCGTGGAGAAACGCATTGACCGTGCTCAAAAGATGCTTAAAAGTGGTGATAAAAAAGCCCAGGGCGAATTGGAAGTCTTGAAAATTGTGCACCAGGCACTGGCTGATGGTCAGCCGGCGCGCCGGGTTGTAACTGACGAGGCTATGGCAGAAATACTCAAAGACTTGTTTCTGCTGACGTTAAAGCCAACCCTGTTTGTTGCTAATGTCAGTGAAGCAGAAGCCGCTGATGCCGATGTGAATCCCCATGTGGCTAAAGTTAAAGATTATGCGGCACGGGAAGGGGCGGAGGTCATCGTTGTTTCGGCCAAAGTCGAGTCGGAAATTGCCGAGCTGCCTGCTGCTGAGGCCTGTGAATTTTTAGCTGACTTAGGTTTGAATGAATCCGGCCTGGATAAATTGATTCGGGCGAGTTTTAAGCTGTTGGGTCTCATGACGTTTTTTACAGCCGGGGAGCAGGAAGTGCGGGCCTGGACAATTGTCCGCGGCACGAAAGCGCCGCAGGCTGCCGGTAAGATTCACAGTGATATAGAACGTGGCTTCATCAGGGCGGAGATTGTATCCTATACCGATTTAATGACAGCCGGCTCCCACAATGCGGCTAAGGAAAAAGGCTGGGTCCGTCTCGAGGGCAAAGACTATATTATGCAGGACGGCGATGTAACCTATTTTAGATTTAATGTATAG
- a CDS encoding ATP-binding protein produces the protein MQYGNSAVLLENISDGYFALDTNWRFTYANAKAQKILRKTWQELIGQNIYVVLAAGRGHPFLDKYQEAVATGQVVEAESFVAEYNSWLKSRAVPYSGGLLVFCQDITTERYLRRLPETFSSIRNSLEWITDMDHFIQIIITSLAAGMDCHSAVGCRQEQDRWQIRYVYNQSPDIIGVPLTDSIIPQLTAAIIRRQPVVFEREDSFDAAESGTICARVATLVMPLFVRGDSTIGCLVFDNSPAGFNDAQIEFSQQAMKFIELLLTNAYDITEIKIMEKEMQHLDRLNLVGQLAAGISHEVRNPMTTVRGFLQMLMKKDGCQQYQEYFELMISELDRANSIISEFLSVAKPRQQDCREANINNIIRAIEPLLSSDALAAGKYVVLELGAVHNLYVDEKEIRQLLLNLVRNGLEAMSGTGTIMVRTYEEKEQVILVVQDEGEGIPSHIINRLGTPFLTSKANGTGLGLAVCYGIASRHNAQIDITTGSTGTTVYVKFNKKQV, from the coding sequence ATGCAATATGGCAATTCAGCTGTATTACTGGAAAACATCAGCGATGGATACTTTGCTCTAGATACTAATTGGCGATTTACGTATGCTAATGCTAAAGCTCAAAAAATACTGCGAAAAACCTGGCAGGAACTCATTGGGCAGAATATTTATGTTGTGCTGGCAGCGGGACGGGGTCATCCTTTTTTGGACAAATATCAGGAGGCTGTAGCAACAGGGCAGGTGGTCGAAGCTGAATCATTTGTTGCAGAGTATAATAGTTGGCTGAAAAGCAGGGCCGTGCCCTATTCCGGTGGCCTACTTGTTTTTTGTCAGGATATAACTACCGAGAGGTACTTGCGGAGGTTGCCGGAGACCTTCAGCAGTATCAGAAACTCGTTAGAATGGATCACCGATATGGATCATTTCATTCAAATAATTATTACCTCCCTGGCAGCAGGTATGGATTGTCACTCGGCTGTGGGCTGCAGGCAAGAACAAGACCGTTGGCAGATAAGATATGTATATAATCAATCTCCGGATATTATTGGTGTTCCATTAACTGACAGTATTATACCACAATTAACAGCGGCAATTATTAGGCGGCAGCCGGTAGTATTTGAGCGTGAGGATAGTTTTGACGCCGCAGAAAGCGGCACTATCTGTGCCAGGGTCGCTACTCTGGTTATGCCATTATTCGTACGCGGCGACAGTACAATTGGTTGTTTAGTCTTTGACAATTCGCCGGCAGGTTTCAATGACGCTCAAATTGAGTTTTCCCAACAGGCGATGAAGTTTATAGAGTTACTATTAACTAATGCTTATGATATAACTGAGATTAAGATTATGGAGAAAGAGATGCAGCACCTGGACAGATTAAATCTGGTCGGTCAGTTGGCAGCCGGGATCAGCCACGAAGTCCGTAATCCAATGACAACTGTGCGGGGTTTTCTGCAAATGCTGATGAAGAAAGATGGCTGTCAGCAATATCAAGAATATTTCGAATTGATGATTAGCGAGCTGGATCGCGCCAATTCGATTATTTCCGAGTTTTTGTCAGTAGCTAAGCCCAGGCAGCAGGATTGCCGGGAAGCAAACATAAATAACATTATTCGGGCAATTGAACCATTACTGTCATCCGATGCGTTGGCTGCCGGCAAATATGTAGTGCTCGAACTGGGGGCTGTTCATAACCTGTACGTAGATGAAAAAGAGATTCGCCAGCTATTGCTGAATTTAGTACGGAATGGCCTGGAGGCTATGTCGGGAACAGGTACAATTATGGTTAGGACGTATGAAGAGAAAGAGCAAGTCATTTTGGTTGTACAAGATGAAGGCGAGGGGATTCCGAGCCATATTATCAATCGTTTAGGGACTCCCTTTTTAACTAGTAAGGCTAATGGTACCGGCCTGGGGTTAGCCGTATGTTATGGAATTGCCAGCAGGCATAATGCGCAAATTGACATTACTACCGGTTCAACCGGTACTACTGTGTATGTAAAGTTTAATAAAAAGCAGGTTTAA
- a CDS encoding DUF951 domain-containing protein, translating into MNERYNYKVGEIVKMKKPHPCGGDCWEITRTGIDFGLKCLQCGRQVMLPRPKFEKGVKAVVQAGPPAGR; encoded by the coding sequence ATGAACGAAAGATACAATTATAAAGTCGGTGAGATCGTCAAAATGAAAAAACCCCATCCTTGTGGTGGTGACTGCTGGGAGATTACCCGTACAGGGATTGATTTTGGTCTTAAATGCCTGCAGTGTGGCCGTCAGGTAATGCTTCCCCGGCCAAAGTTTGAAAAAGGTGTTAAGGCGGTTGTGCAGGCAGGACCGCCGGCAGGCAGGTAA
- a CDS encoding DHH family phosphoesterase, which produces MPQGPSFWFDTRLYLAVTATFLLIIGYYNPYAAVLGAVLLYALYLYGRERYFARQKAVNDYLETIGRCVDSAAAQAFQNLPLAIVIIDQQGIIEWRNHLLAEWVAESSEPGQSLARIWPSLPIEKLADKDGQIRFEADNHHFDVIYRAVDQARTVLYIADVTGHESDRVASCQIQTVLAYIQIDNYDDALTGLSESQRTTILGEVNRLLAEWITELDGYLKKYSEDTYIAVLNRCALDRLMTGDKFDILDRIRGIQAGNKIPVTLSLGAATGENSVAELGQRAQAGLDLALSRGGDQAAVNISGKVQFFGGKAKAVEKNTRVKARIVAQAIRELIDQSDSIVVMGHTGEDFDSLGAALGVAKMVRHMKKQVHIVVSQPGVAVDKLSELLLDYEEYRDLFISPMQAALLVNAKTMVFVVDTHRPELAAAPDVLARAERTVIIDHHRRAETIIGNTLLVYLEPSASSASELVTELLGYFDDKLELNRLEASALYAGIVVDTKNFAVQTGVRTFEAASYLRRAGADPALVRHLFRVDFETMKNRAAIIENTDMPHEGVVIAICPADVKNAQVAAAQTADMLLNIEGVRVSFVLFKTEEGIGISARSHGDINVQVILEQLGGGGHQSVAGAKVKNATTDEVKAKLIDIVDNYIKESGTHESNSTARSEKTR; this is translated from the coding sequence ATGCCCCAGGGTCCATCATTCTGGTTTGACACCCGGCTTTATCTGGCTGTTACGGCAACTTTTTTGCTGATTATCGGTTATTATAACCCTTATGCCGCCGTGTTGGGGGCAGTCTTACTATACGCCCTCTATTTATATGGGCGGGAACGCTACTTTGCCCGTCAGAAAGCGGTTAACGACTATCTGGAGACAATTGGGCGCTGCGTTGATTCGGCAGCGGCCCAGGCATTTCAGAATCTGCCTCTGGCTATCGTGATCATTGATCAGCAGGGGATTATTGAATGGCGCAATCATTTGTTGGCCGAATGGGTCGCAGAATCAAGCGAGCCGGGTCAGTCGCTGGCTAGAATCTGGCCGTCGCTGCCAATTGAAAAATTGGCTGATAAAGACGGGCAGATTAGATTTGAGGCCGATAACCATCACTTTGATGTCATCTACCGCGCCGTTGACCAGGCCCGTACCGTGCTTTATATTGCCGATGTTACCGGACACGAGTCCGACAGGGTGGCAAGCTGCCAGATTCAGACGGTACTGGCCTATATCCAAATTGACAATTATGATGATGCATTGACCGGTTTAAGTGAAAGCCAGCGGACAACGATTTTAGGTGAAGTAAACCGGCTGCTGGCTGAATGGATTACCGAACTTGACGGATATCTCAAAAAATACAGTGAAGATACCTATATCGCAGTATTAAACCGCTGTGCCCTTGACCGGTTGATGACCGGGGATAAATTTGATATTTTAGACCGGATTCGTGGGATTCAGGCCGGTAATAAGATTCCGGTGACGTTAAGCCTTGGGGCAGCTACCGGGGAAAACTCGGTAGCCGAGCTTGGGCAGCGAGCTCAGGCTGGTCTGGACCTGGCTCTTAGCCGCGGCGGTGACCAGGCTGCTGTCAATATCAGCGGTAAGGTTCAGTTTTTTGGGGGCAAAGCTAAAGCGGTTGAGAAAAATACCCGGGTTAAAGCCCGTATTGTGGCTCAGGCTATCCGGGAACTCATTGATCAATCGGACAGTATTGTGGTGATGGGGCATACCGGGGAAGACTTTGACAGTCTGGGCGCAGCCCTGGGGGTTGCCAAAATGGTCCGTCACATGAAGAAACAGGTTCATATCGTTGTAAGTCAGCCCGGCGTGGCTGTTGATAAATTGTCAGAACTATTACTGGACTATGAAGAATATCGTGACTTGTTTATATCACCAATGCAGGCGGCCTTACTCGTTAATGCCAAAACTATGGTTTTTGTTGTAGATACACATCGTCCGGAACTGGCTGCAGCTCCCGACGTTTTAGCAAGAGCCGAGCGGACAGTTATTATTGACCACCACCGGCGGGCTGAGACTATTATTGGCAACACCCTGCTGGTATATCTGGAGCCGTCAGCTTCGTCTGCTAGTGAACTGGTTACCGAGCTTCTAGGTTACTTTGATGATAAACTGGAGCTGAACCGGTTAGAAGCGTCGGCACTGTATGCCGGTATCGTCGTTGACACGAAAAACTTTGCTGTTCAGACAGGCGTGCGAACCTTTGAGGCGGCTTCTTATCTCCGTCGGGCCGGTGCGGACCCGGCTTTGGTCCGGCATCTGTTCCGGGTTGATTTTGAAACAATGAAAAACCGGGCCGCTATTATTGAAAATACGGATATGCCGCACGAAGGCGTCGTTATCGCCATTTGTCCGGCCGATGTTAAAAACGCGCAGGTGGCAGCGGCGCAAACCGCCGATATGCTGCTTAATATTGAAGGTGTGCGTGTAAGCTTTGTGTTATTTAAAACTGAGGAAGGTATTGGGATCAGTGCGCGGTCGCATGGCGATATTAATGTGCAGGTAATCCTGGAACAGCTGGGGGGCGGCGGCCATCAGTCAGTCGCTGGCGCCAAAGTCAAAAATGCCACAACGGATGAGGTTAAAGCTAAACTTATTGATATAGTAGATAATTACATAAAGGAGAGTGGAACACATGAAAGTAATTCTACAGCAAGAAGTGAAAAAACTCGGTAA